From a single Micromonospora pallida genomic region:
- a CDS encoding cation diffusion facilitator family transporter, giving the protein MRVYDRFELPPDKAALHRRAVRLEWWTIAFFVVAITLLAFTLGQSQAMKAAWIEDMLGLVPPAAFLVAARFRNRRPNARFPYGYHRSVSIAFLAGSVALLGLGGYVVYDSLIRLLARERPPIGLVELFGHRFWLGWLMVAVLFATMVPAILLGRIKQRIARQLHDKVLHADAEMNRADWLTAGAAILGVLGIGAGLWWADAVAALIIGGDIVRDGIRTLRSAVANLMDSRPRVVDGSRPHPLPDDLLTAVRDHDWIADAWLRLREEGHVFVGELLVVPVPGTDRLVERLEALGSWARDFDWRIHDLVVSPVTRIEGRAGEHSRPDPARRRPRPRAEGRAAEADARTG; this is encoded by the coding sequence GTGAGGGTGTACGACCGGTTCGAGCTGCCCCCGGACAAGGCCGCCCTGCACCGACGGGCGGTCCGGCTGGAGTGGTGGACCATCGCTTTCTTCGTCGTGGCGATCACCCTGCTCGCCTTCACCCTCGGGCAGTCCCAGGCGATGAAGGCGGCGTGGATCGAGGACATGCTCGGCCTGGTGCCGCCGGCCGCCTTCCTGGTCGCCGCCCGGTTCCGCAACCGCCGGCCCAACGCCCGCTTCCCGTACGGCTACCACCGCTCGGTCAGCATCGCCTTCCTGGCCGGATCCGTCGCTCTGCTCGGCCTTGGCGGGTACGTCGTCTACGACTCCCTCATCCGGCTGCTCGCCCGGGAACGCCCGCCGATCGGACTGGTTGAGCTGTTCGGCCACCGGTTCTGGCTGGGCTGGTTGATGGTCGCGGTGCTGTTCGCCACGATGGTGCCGGCGATCCTGCTCGGCCGGATCAAGCAGCGCATCGCCCGGCAACTGCACGACAAGGTGCTCCACGCCGACGCGGAGATGAACCGGGCCGACTGGCTGACCGCCGGCGCGGCGATCCTCGGCGTACTCGGCATCGGCGCCGGACTGTGGTGGGCCGACGCGGTGGCCGCGTTGATCATCGGTGGCGACATCGTCCGCGACGGCATCCGCACCCTGCGCAGCGCGGTCGCCAACCTGATGGACAGCCGGCCGCGCGTGGTCGACGGCAGCCGACCGCATCCCCTGCCCGACGACCTGCTCACCGCCGTCCGGGACCACGACTGGATCGCCGACGCCTGGCTGCGACTGCGCGAGGAGGGCCACGTCTTCGTCGGCGAACTGCTCGTCGTGCCGGTCCCCGGCACCGACCGGCTGGTCGAACGGCTGGAGGCGCTCGGGTCCTGGGCCCGCGACTTCGACTGGCGGATCCACGACCTGGTGGTCTCCCCGGTCACCCGGATCGAGGGCCGCGCCGGGGAGCACAGCCGGCCGGATCCCGCGCGCAGGCGACCGCGTCCCCGGGCCGAGGGTCGGGCGGCCGAGGCCGACGCCCGGACCGGCTGA